A single region of the Hyphomonas adhaerens MHS-3 genome encodes:
- a CDS encoding alpha/beta fold hydrolase, producing MRDDLEHAQDGGPAASASALPGKRDIFYESTDGLRLYAADYGPEDAALTVLCMHGLTRNHKDFEPLIRQLDLPCRFVAVDVRGRGLSDRDPNRGYSPDVYVGDMVTLLNKLGASKVSLIGTSMGGLMAMIMSQALKDRIQGIVLNDVGPAVNPAGVKRIAGYTSGVRTFPNWQAAADAIQSSQHTAFPDFTGTDWMAFARQTCRETDTGQVEFDYDPAITENMDVSGPVWKINFMMWRLFGRMKHIPLLTVRGEHSDILTSSTANRMCRRHKNCRLVTVPNRGHAPMLSEPEAVSAISDFLASQIEATLTAPGSQPSHQATTAAGP from the coding sequence ATGAGAGATGATCTGGAACATGCACAGGATGGCGGACCGGCAGCATCGGCCTCCGCCCTCCCCGGCAAGCGGGACATTTTCTACGAGTCGACCGATGGATTGCGCCTCTACGCGGCCGATTACGGCCCGGAGGACGCCGCCCTGACCGTGCTTTGCATGCATGGCCTCACGCGGAACCATAAGGATTTCGAGCCGCTGATCCGCCAGCTGGATCTGCCTTGCCGGTTCGTAGCGGTCGATGTCCGCGGCCGTGGCTTGTCAGACCGCGATCCCAATCGCGGCTATTCCCCGGACGTCTATGTCGGTGACATGGTCACCCTGCTCAACAAACTCGGGGCCAGCAAGGTCAGCCTGATCGGGACGTCTATGGGCGGGTTGATGGCGATGATCATGTCTCAGGCCCTGAAGGATCGGATTCAGGGCATCGTCCTCAACGATGTCGGGCCGGCCGTAAACCCTGCAGGCGTGAAGCGAATTGCCGGCTACACCAGCGGCGTGCGCACTTTCCCCAACTGGCAGGCCGCGGCTGACGCCATCCAGTCTAGTCAGCATACCGCGTTTCCGGATTTCACCGGGACAGACTGGATGGCCTTCGCCCGCCAGACCTGCCGTGAAACAGACACGGGACAAGTCGAATTCGATTACGACCCGGCCATTACCGAAAACATGGACGTTTCCGGACCGGTCTGGAAAATCAATTTCATGATGTGGCGCCTGTTCGGCCGCATGAAGCACATCCCCTTGTTGACGGTGCGGGGCGAACATTCGGACATCCTCACCTCCAGCACAGCAAATCGCATGTGCCGCCGTCACAAAAATTGCCGGCTGGTGACTGTACCGAACCGGGGGCATGCTCCGATGCTGTCCGAGCCAGAAGCCGTTTCAGCCATTTCGGATTTCCTTGCCTCACAGATTGAGGCTACCCTGACAGCGCCCGGCTCGCAGCCATCTCATCAAGCAACCACTGCCGCAGGGCCGTAA